The sequence below is a genomic window from Anas platyrhynchos isolate ZD024472 breed Pekin duck chromosome 20, IASCAAS_PekinDuck_T2T, whole genome shotgun sequence.
AGAAACTTTCTCTTCTACTGAGCTTACGTAACAGTAACTGCTTCACAGAGATAAGCGACTATCTAGAATGATATCTCAATCTTTAAGACAGTCGGAATTTATGCAATGTAGCTTCCTAGAGCTACTCTTTCAGTAGCCCCTTCTGCCAGTTTCTTTGATGTTACACAAGCTCACCAATATTGTTGAACATAGCTGAGACACATGCACACACTGGGTAACTAATCAAGAAAAGTATTATAAATTCTGTCAAAAGCGtgaaatgcagcaaaagaaGAACATGAAAATGAGGTGGTTGTCTTAAATCTTTTATCATATGTGTAGGACAAAGCTTGGCgagatgtttaaaaaacagcactgcTTTGGACAACAGCAAGAAACAAACCTCTCTCTAAAGtcaaagcattaaaatataCTTCTAAATGTACTTCTGGAAACAACTTGcaaattgggggggggaagagggaggggtGTTTTTTAAACTAATCATCAAGAATTGCACACTGGGACCTGAAAGTCAAGCACGATGCATCCTCTCTGCACTTCTGGCACACCACTATCTCTTCATCAGTCAACCATGCAGGCACAGCAGGTGCAGGTCATGCACATGAAGGTTCCCCATGTGATTAAAAGGACAGAACCAAGGGACAGATAACCACAGCCGTTCAGAAGCGGAAGCCACAGTCACTGACTACACGTCTCTTCTCTACAGACCAGCTACTAGTCATTGCCTTAGCTAAGGCATTTTCTGGCTCACTTTGCCAGTTACCACAAGTCAAGTGCTGAAAGCTCACTCTAGCTCTTGCAGTCCTGTCTGTAGCCATACATCAGCTGTTCTGTGTGTGCTGGAGCAACCAGCACGATCTGCCACAGCTGTACAAAGTCCTGAGTTGGATGGCACATGGTTCTCCTTTATTGCTACTATGGGGAAGTCACTCTCCACAGCTTGCATAATGCTCTCCTCTTAAACAGATACAAACAGTGGCAAGTAGTGTGCTACTTTCACTCTAATTCAAGCTTGATACAGTACCTCTACTCTCACttgcaagaaaaagaaacaaggtaAGTTCTACTCCCTTCTGCAACTGTCTGCAGAAAGGGAGAACAGGTACATGCTTGCTAAATTTCTTACCTAGATGCTGAAGGTCTTTCTCTTTGTAAAGACGAGCCACCCTCTCTAACAGCTCCCACTTTTCACAGCAGCCTTTGTAGTTGACAAAGTTGCGAGCAAGAATTTCCTTCAGCTGTCGCACAGAGAGTGCATTGATGTCTCCAATGCTTGTTAGATCAGAAAGAGaagccttcctccccagcaccaGGTTATCTCCTGAGTGAGTAGACTGAAAGGGAACAAAGACGGAACAATTCTTGCTCTCAGCAACCACCAATGCAATTTAAGTAAGCTTTCAACACAGGAATTATCAGGAATTAGTGTTTGGACATACACGTAACTTCAATTATTCTGTGAATCCCTCCATTTATCAGAAATACAAATCCTAAGATGGAAATAAATCATTCCTATAGTGTCCAAGTGACACCAGTTCTTTCTATATGTGGAGGACAGGATGATGCTATACAAGGGGGTTGGTTGTGTCTGCAGGTGGTCAGGCTGAACTACTGTTTAGTCACCCATCTCTGTAGTAATGATTCTGTGGTGGCAAATACACATAGGAAACTTGATGTTCCTTGTTATCTGTCTAATTCCAGGTCACAAACCTGTGTCTCCTCCTCTGTCGGTGCTTCTGGTGCATTCTCAACTCCTGTCATATCAGCTTGGCTTGGAGACACATACCCAGCTGCCTAAAAGAGGGAATAAAGCTTTCACCAACAGTGTATCTCTGTCCAGAGGAAAATAAGCTTGATAGTTTAGTCCAACTGCAAACCCCACCCACTGGAACGGCAAGCTGCAGCACGAGGTAAAAGCTAGGCATACTGGCAGAAGATACCTCCTGTGCAGcacttaaaaacaattttaaaatgagtaaaacaatttttaaaaatggaagtgcAGCATCTGACCCTCTGAAGTCCCACTTAATTTAAACCCTGGTAGAGTGCTTTTACAATCAGCTGCCACATGATGTTCTTGTGAGGCTGGGTCAGCAAGAGAACAAAATCTACATGGACATAAGACAGTAGCAGGGCCCCTGACAAGGTCACGGTGCAAGTCCTGGCACTGCTATGCAATCCTTCAGTATGAAGTGGCTGCAGCATGTGACCCCTGTGATATCACAGCCTGACTGCACACCAAGTATCAGTGCAAGACTCCTTATAAGACCCCTCCACAAAAATACTCAGAGACATCATCAAAGGTCACCTTCAGAGTAACCACACAGAAGTACCTCCTTGCCTGGGTGCTGGATTGGACAAACAGGAGACACTACATGAAGGACCAGCAGAATCAAAGCTGGAAAAGGGGCAGTTGCTCAGAGCACTCAATAAAGTGAAAGGAACTGCAGTGTAATTCCAGCTGACTACCCTCAGCAGCTATCCTCCCCCTCTGGTTTCCCTACTGAGGAAGAAGACTGCAGCATTATCATCCTAGAGAGATGATAACTGGTTGATATTTACAAAATtgaggaataaaaatgaaaggaaatgaataGTAGAGTGTCCTGTGAGTTGAGAAAAGAATCTGTAATATATTACAGGACAGTATGGGAAGACTACAGAACTGAATGTGCAGGTAAAAAATCGGGATGACAatatccagaaaacaaaaaggccCTTAAACGATAAtgtaaataataacaataatgtaaataataatgtagaataaaaaaggagaaaaaaaaataatgaacctctttattttgtattaGATACATCTGCTGAGGAAGCAGAAGGTACAGACACTTCCACAGCTCCAGTCCACAAGGAACTAAACATACCTATTAACTTACGTAATAGGACTGGGAGCAGATGTCAGACACTGAGTAAACTTCCCATATGAGATAGCAGAaagacaaacaaagcaaaatcaataaaaacaaTTCAATTCAAATGCCCTTTACAAGGTTCCTCAGAACAGCATTCATCGTCAACTGAAGACTGACAACAGACTTGGGGTTGTGTTTTCTATTGATCTGGGTGCAGGAGGTACCAAAAACTTTGCCCAAATCACAGTAGCCTTTCCCAGCAGTTTCAGTTGCAGGATTGCTTTAAACTGTGCTCACTGTCTCGCACATGAATTCAAGAGTAACAACAACCAATACCTACATACAGTTGTCAACATCAACACACAAAGATCTGTGCACCAACACAGACATCACATACCAAAGGAACCATTAGTCACAGGAAGTAGctagtagcaaaaaaaaaaaacatatgtcTCAAAGGACTTCAAAATCTTGCTGTTCCCAGAGTGAGTGCTCACTATACTTAGCCCTGCCCACCAAATTAAATGCCGCTAGTGCAGAAATTCCACAGAAGCAGCACATTCCACTTTGGTGCAGCAGCACGGCAGTGTAAAACAACTCTAattattctgtaaaaaaaaaaaaaaaagtgaactcctCACTCCaaatttattaatataaaaaaacaccacaactgcGAAAGGCATGTATAAAATGCAATTGAAGCATTTTGTCAGCTGCTCTAAACAGAAGCCCTCTTACTTTTTAAGCAGGCATCCATAGTGTTAAACTTGTATGGCACATTACCTACTTGGAAACCTCATGCAGCATCTTAGTAGTTAATCCAAAAATAGAGATGGACAAGTATGCGAAAGATGCTTCTGGTTAAAGACTGTACCTGTTGATGTTCCTGAGCTCGTGAACTTGAGATGGAATCTGCAGACGCTGGAGACGCATCACGTGAGGTAGATGATGCCGTGCTGGTTGACGGGTGAGTCACAAAGTCTTGCTGTCCAGAGGCACTAGTATTAAATGGGCTTGTTCTTATTTGATCTTCCTGGTTAATTACTGGATGCTGGCTAAGAATCAGAAATACCAGGTCCTCCTTTTCACGACACAACTCTGTGGAAATCTCATGGAGTGTCAAATAGTCTCGCAGTTCCTTCACCTTCATCTTCATCAGCTCTTCCCGCTGAAAACCTGTGGCTCGGAAACGCTGACAGAGGTGGCAGAGGAGGGGACCATCTTCAGTCTGGTTTGAGCAGgacatacaaaaatgtttcttacaGTCCACGCAGATAtgctggggaagaaaagggaacaGAATTAAACTGGAGCATGACGAGacagcagggcacagcagccACAGGCAGCACTCCCATGGCACCTGGAAGCCAAGGTAAGCCGTGACCCCTATTAGGGCATAATCAAAACCTTCTAATTTACAACAAAGAGCCAAATATGTACACACGCTCCTAGGTAAAGTAAAGGACTGACCCTAGGAGCAGGCCACTAGATTCCTCACAGATGTTAGAGAAGCACTACAGAAACTAGAGACCTACCCAGAAAAAATATATCCGGAAACAATTCCCTCAAGTGACAGGAGATTTCTGCCCCACAGTCTGGACCCGTTCACCCAGTTTAAGCCACAGCTGAAACCAAGAGATATTTAGGAGGCAGCAGACTGCAGAGTGCATCACAGCCAGCTGTACGTTGCTTCATAAAACAACAAAGCACTGGTCTGTGCAGTAAGAAAGTTCCAGCATCAAAGGGAACCACTTACAAACATCTCTTTTTTGCTTCGTATATGCTACAAGcaaccccccctttttttcctctccagatTGCTGCAGTCACTAAATGAATCTTCTTTTCACCATAAGAGCAACTGcctgacaaacaaaaaaaaaaaaattaacatttattcATCAAAACCAACTACttgactttaaaaataacatgaacACTGTGTGGCGATGAGGTACTAGACAGAAAGTGTTGGAAGTTTTGGAAATATTAGGCCCCAGatgttttaaaactttaaataacGGAACTTGATctgaaatgtttgtattttattctgttctgaTATCACTCAGGGCTCGATTTTCAGAAGTTCCAAGCACTCACAGTCCATGTTGACTTCTGCAGAAAGTGTTCAACACTTGGGGAAGTCAAATCCTGCACTTTCCAATAGgaagagcagcacagcagccacatTACGCACCCTTAAAAAAgtcctgaggggaaaaaaaaagaactggatTATTTCAGTGCTGGTTAAGGAATGCTAACTCACAGTCTCAGACCAGCAGCCCTATGAAACAGAGCTCAACAGGCAGCACCTACAGATGGCATTTCCTTTCTTGTCCTGACAGGGCACATCATTTCTACCCTGAAATGGTCACCTCTGGAATGAGCCAAGTAGGCtcgggttttctttcttttgagatTCCTCATTCTGAAAGggtttgtgtgtatgtttgctTGTCCCAGCAGGAACTGGAGCAAAATCAAAAAGGCTTCAGAAAGACCAGTCAGTAACAGTCACCGTGTATCACTGGAGTTTTAGGCTGTGGTTAGATATTTATGATTTATACCCTTCTACATCTGCTTGGGGGAGAGAAAGAGTTTTCCCTGTTCGATTTATGACTCACCATAAATTTGCCTAGTTATCCTAACATCCCAATCTTTCAGAGCTGTATGAGGAAAAATACCCATGAAGACTTGGAGAAGCAACAAATACAAACTCATAGACAAAAAAAGCTTCATGAATTGCTCCTAGTGATTAAAGAACATTTCTGATTTCACAGTTCAAAGAAAGTAGATGTTTCTCATGTTTTAAAGGTGTAATACACTACTTGCTTACATAAGTTCCTTCTGACCCCTTTATAGCCTGGCAGCCCCCTTGCCCACACCACCCATACAATTATAACCACCAGACTCCTCATTTAGCCCCTGTGATAGACTTAAATTGACAGTTAGTGGGGAAGGTCCCAGCTTCCTGCCTAAGCACAGTAAGACATGAACATTTTTACCACAGAGAGAATCTCATGCGGACTTGAAACCTCATCTCAAAATTGCTGTTTATCTGGGGGCACGCCACGTAAAGTGCCTTTCCTGTCTTGCTCTGTTGCTGATGGAAGTCAATCCCCATATACCATCCAGTTTTGAAAAGTTTTCCATAACTTGGCCATTATTAAAAGAAGCATTGGTGACTTCTTTGACCCCAATACTGTAGGAAAAATTCATTAATTTGAAAAGATTTGGGGCAGGCACATGCCTGGAGTGGGGACACAAAGGCACATTAATGGAAAATAACCACATTAACAGCACTTTCCTTCTGTCAATTGCCATCCTGTCTCCTGTCAGGAGAGCAACcagaaaaactgagaaaaaaacatatatacatatgtgtgtgtatatattctGCTTTACTCTGGCTGTAGGGTAGCCTTCCCCGTGCTCTGCAGACTGCCACTTCGGCTCCCAAGGGAACTGTATGGCCAAGGACCTCCTAACCCAGAAAACGCCTACTTGAGTGCTTCTGTGTTTAGATATCACATGAGCGAGCACAGCACAAGGGCTGCATTATCCAGCGTACTTTTTTGCAAGCCATTAACAGCAATAACACAAGTTTGCTTTAGTTATCAAATGA
It includes:
- the RFFL gene encoding E3 ubiquitin-protein ligase rififylin isoform X4, translated to MTVTMWAGCCNWFCLDGSAEEMQSQPEQGARAQAYSNPGYSSYPSPTASEESCKACGAHFDNSSRKHICVDCKKHFCMSCSNQTEDGPLLCHLCQRFRATGFQREELMKMKVKELRDYLTLHEISTELCREKEDLVFLILSQHPVINQEDQIRTSPFNTSASGQQDFVTHPSTSTASSTSRDASPASADSISSSRAQEHQQAAGYVSPSQADMTGVENAPEAPTEEETQSTHSGDNLVLGRKASLSDLTSIGDINALSVRQLKEILARNFVNYKGCCEKWELLERVARLYKEKDLQHLVSDTDDQMGGAGRSGTEDNLCKICMDLPADCVLLECGHLVTCTKCGKRMSECPICRQYVVRAVHVFRS
- the RFFL gene encoding E3 ubiquitin-protein ligase rififylin isoform X6, with amino-acid sequence MWLLCCSSYWKVQDLTSPSVEHFLQKSTWTHICVDCKKHFCMSCSNQTEDGPLLCHLCQRFRATGFQREELMKMKVKELRDYLTLHEISTELCREKEDLVFLILSQHPVINQEDQIRTSPFNTSASGQQDFVTHPSTSTASSTSRDASPASADSISSSRAQEHQQAAGYVSPSQADMTGVENAPEAPTEEETQSTHSGDNLVLGRKASLSDLTSIGDINALSVRQLKEILARNFVNYKGCCEKWELLERVARLYKEKDLQHLVSDTDDQMGGAGRSGTEDNLCKICMDLPADCVLLECGHLVTCTKCGKRMSECPICRQYVVRAVHVFRS
- the RFFL gene encoding E3 ubiquitin-protein ligase rififylin isoform X3, with amino-acid sequence MPRPPCSWTVSETDIKVTTRTVTMWAGCCNWFCLDGSAEEMQSQPEQGARAQAYSNPGYSSYPSPTASEESCKACGAHFDNSSRKHICVDCKKHFCMSCSNQTEDGPLLCHLCQRFRATGFQREELMKMKVKELRDYLTLHEISTELCREKEDLVFLILSQHPVINQEDQIRTSPFNTSASGQQDFVTHPSTSTASSTSRDASPASADSISSSRAQEHQQAAGYVSPSQADMTGVENAPEAPTEEETQSTHSGDNLVLGRKASLSDLTSIGDINALSVRQLKEILARNFVNYKGCCEKWELLERVARLYKEKDLQHLVSDTDDQMGGAGRSGTEDNLCKICMDLPADCVLLECGHLVTCTKCGKRMSECPICRQYVVRAVHVFRS
- the RFFL gene encoding E3 ubiquitin-protein ligase rififylin isoform X2, coding for MPCCVGLVKSSSSSCVCLCAGLPVTMWAGCCNWFCLDGSAEEMQSQPEQGARAQAYSNPGYSSYPSPTASEESCKACGAHFDNSSRKHICVDCKKHFCMSCSNQTEDGPLLCHLCQRFRATGFQREELMKMKVKELRDYLTLHEISTELCREKEDLVFLILSQHPVINQEDQIRTSPFNTSASGQQDFVTHPSTSTASSTSRDASPASADSISSSRAQEHQQAAGYVSPSQADMTGVENAPEAPTEEETQSTHSGDNLVLGRKASLSDLTSIGDINALSVRQLKEILARNFVNYKGCCEKWELLERVARLYKEKDLQHLVSDTDDQMGGAGRSGTEDNLCKICMDLPADCVLLECGHLVTCTKCGKRMSECPICRQYVVRAVHVFRS
- the RFFL gene encoding E3 ubiquitin-protein ligase rififylin isoform X5 produces the protein MWAGCCNWFCLDGSAEEMQSQPEQGARAQAYSNPGYSSYPSPTASEESCKACGAHFDNSSRKHICVDCKKHFCMSCSNQTEDGPLLCHLCQRFRATGFQREELMKMKVKELRDYLTLHEISTELCREKEDLVFLILSQHPVINQEDQIRTSPFNTSASGQQDFVTHPSTSTASSTSRDASPASADSISSSRAQEHQQAAGYVSPSQADMTGVENAPEAPTEEETQSTHSGDNLVLGRKASLSDLTSIGDINALSVRQLKEILARNFVNYKGCCEKWELLERVARLYKEKDLQHLVSDTDDQMGGAGRSGTEDNLCKICMDLPADCVLLECGHLVTCTKCGKRMSECPICRQYVVRAVHVFRS
- the RFFL gene encoding E3 ubiquitin-protein ligase rififylin isoform X1, yielding MVIRRGRGKAAKRLGCAPLEVLGTAVTPGGFSPLGTRLEAAAGAPCPPGEGRVTMWAGCCNWFCLDGSAEEMQSQPEQGARAQAYSNPGYSSYPSPTASEESCKACGAHFDNSSRKHICVDCKKHFCMSCSNQTEDGPLLCHLCQRFRATGFQREELMKMKVKELRDYLTLHEISTELCREKEDLVFLILSQHPVINQEDQIRTSPFNTSASGQQDFVTHPSTSTASSTSRDASPASADSISSSRAQEHQQAAGYVSPSQADMTGVENAPEAPTEEETQSTHSGDNLVLGRKASLSDLTSIGDINALSVRQLKEILARNFVNYKGCCEKWELLERVARLYKEKDLQHLVSDTDDQMGGAGRSGTEDNLCKICMDLPADCVLLECGHLVTCTKCGKRMSECPICRQYVVRAVHVFRS